One genomic segment of Bradyrhizobium prioriisuperbiae includes these proteins:
- a CDS encoding sugar ABC transporter permease codes for MTDSPLASPSARGTGAAVLAELGRVVVLPVHLAMRLLDGPMRGIQRVIGARRMAYLFLLPNFAFFGLFVFLPIGINIVFSVTGGTALFPSERPYVGGDQFAYLLDCGSYLDPGTCREDHFWRGVANTIKFVVFQVAAMVLLSLITALVLNMKIRGRGFFRAVYFFPVLLSPVVVALIWKWILQRDGLLNAAITTLGGQKILFFVDPSWAMFWAVFVSVWAHMGFYTLILLAGLQAIPADLYEAAEMDATPRWRVLLRITLPLLWPNMIVVIVLALIKGAQTFDEVFVLTGGGPGTATLMVVQYIYETAFSNQVQNFGLAAAASVVLGVVLFVLTLLQFAAARRKEV; via the coding sequence ATGACGGACAGTCCGCTCGCCTCTCCATCGGCGCGTGGCACGGGCGCCGCTGTGCTCGCGGAGCTCGGGCGCGTCGTGGTCCTGCCGGTTCACTTGGCGATGCGTCTGCTCGATGGGCCGATGCGCGGGATACAGCGCGTCATCGGCGCGCGGCGCATGGCCTATCTGTTCCTGTTGCCCAACTTCGCGTTCTTCGGCTTGTTCGTGTTCCTGCCGATCGGCATCAACATCGTGTTCTCGGTGACCGGCGGCACGGCGCTGTTTCCCTCGGAACGGCCCTATGTCGGCGGCGACCAGTTCGCCTATCTGCTCGACTGCGGCTCCTATCTCGATCCGGGAACCTGCCGCGAGGACCACTTCTGGCGCGGCGTCGCCAACACCATCAAGTTCGTCGTGTTCCAGGTGGCGGCGATGGTGCTGTTGTCGCTGATCACCGCGCTCGTGCTCAACATGAAGATCCGCGGACGCGGCTTTTTCCGTGCGGTCTATTTCTTCCCCGTGCTGCTGTCGCCGGTGGTCGTCGCGCTGATCTGGAAATGGATCCTGCAGCGCGACGGGCTGCTCAACGCCGCCATCACCACACTCGGTGGCCAGAAGATCCTGTTCTTCGTCGATCCGAGCTGGGCGATGTTCTGGGCGGTGTTCGTCTCGGTGTGGGCGCACATGGGCTTCTACACCCTGATCCTGCTCGCCGGCCTGCAGGCGATTCCCGCCGATCTCTACGAGGCGGCGGAGATGGATGCGACGCCGCGCTGGCGCGTGCTGCTGCGTATCACCTTGCCGCTGCTGTGGCCCAACATGATCGTGGTGATCGTGCTCGCGCTGATCAAGGGCGCGCAGACCTTCGACGAGGTGTTCGTGCTGACCGGTGGCGGTCCCGGCACCGCGACGCTGATGGTGGTGCAGTACATCTACGAGACCGCCTTCTCCAACCAGGTGCAGAACTTCGGCCTCGCCGCAGCCGCGTCCGTCGTGCTCGGTGTCGTGCTGTTCGTCCTGACGCTGCTGCAATTCGCCGCCGCGCGGCGCAAGGAGGTTTGA